The following proteins are co-located in the Gossypium hirsutum isolate 1008001.06 chromosome A02, Gossypium_hirsutum_v2.1, whole genome shotgun sequence genome:
- the LOC107949484 gene encoding pentatricopeptide repeat-containing protein At1g77360, mitochondrial, whose amino-acid sequence MKMVKVYNSREMLGCITLVRRYCSSEPTRDVSVTSKKVCKIMMSSSPVVLDTALDQSGLRVSPEVAEDVLKRFENAGMLAYRFFEWAEKQRNYMHTVRAYHTMIGSLAKIRQYQIMWNLVNAMKNKSMLNVETFCIIMRKYARVQKVDEAVYAFNVMEKYGVPPNLAAFNALLSTLCKTKNVRKAQEIFDKMKDRFVPDSKTYSILIEGWGRAPNLPKAREIYREMVDMGCDPDIVTYGIMVDVLCKAGRVDEAIGIVREMDSNGCRPTSFIYSVLVHTYGIENRIEDAVDAFLEMERNGIKADVVVYNALISAFCKVNKLKNVYRVLNEMDSKGVTPNARTCNIILNSLIGRGETDEAFKVFRRMIKECEPDADTYTIMIKMFCERDELDMAFKVWKYMKLKQFIPSMHTFSVLINGLCEKGNAAKACILLEEMLEKGIQPSGPTFGRLKQLLIKEGREDVLKFLQEKMNLLIKEPLCD is encoded by the coding sequence ATGAAAATGGTCAAAGTTTACAACTCTCGTGAAATGTTGGGATGTATTACGCTGGTGAGAAGATATTGTTCAAGTGAACCAACGAGAGATGTTTCAGTTACGAGCAAAAAAGTTTGTAAAATCATGATGTCATCCTCTCCAGTGGTGCTTGATACAGCTCTTGATCAAAGTGGGTTACGGGTTTCGCCGGAGGTAGCAGAGGATGTTCTTAAGCGGTTCGAGAATGCTGGTATGTTGGCTTATAGATTTTTTGAATGGGCAGAGAAGCAGCGGAATTATATGCACACTGTTAGGGCTTACCATACCATGATTGGATCTTTGGCTAAGATTAGGCAGTATCAAATCATGTGGAATCTTGTGAATGCGATGAAGAACAAGAGCATGTTGAATGTTGAAACGTTTTGTATTATCATGAGAAAGTATGCAAGGGTTCAAAAGGTGGATGAAGCTGTTTATGCTTTTAATGTCATGGAGAAGTACGGTGTGCCACCAAATTTAGCAGCATTTAATGCCTTACTGAGTACTTTATGTAAGACTAAGAATGTGAGGAAAGCGCAAgagatttttgataaaatgaaaGATCGTTTTGTGCCAGACTCAAAAACTTATAGTATTTTGATTGAAGGATGGGGTCGTGCTCCGAATTTGCCAAAGGCTAGGGAGATCTACAGAGAGATGGTTGATATGGGTTGTGACCCGGATATTGTGACTTATGGTATAATGGTAGATGTTCTATGCAAAGCTGGCAGAGTGGATGAAGCAATTGGAATTGTTAGGGAAATGGATTCTAATGGTTGCAGGCCGACTTCATTTATTTATAGCGTTTTGGTCCATACTTATGGGATAGAAAACAGAATTGAAGATGCCGTTGACGCATTCCTAGAGATGGAAAGAAATGGAATCAAGGCAGATGTGGTTGTGTATAATGCTCTGATTAGTGCTTTTTGTAAAGTAAACAAATTAAAGAATGTGTATAGGGTATTAAACGAGATGGATTCTAAGGGTGTGACACCAAATGCAAGAACTTGCAATATCATTCTCAACAGCTTGATAGGTCGTGGAGAAACTGATGAAGCTTTTAAGGTGTTCCGCAGGATGATCAAAGAATGTGAACCAGATGCAGACACGTATACAATAATGATAAAGATGTTTTGTGAGAGAGATGAGTTAGACATGGCATTTAAAGTATGGAAGTACATGAAATTGAAGCAGTTTATCCCTAGCATGCACACATTTTCAGTTCTCATAAATGGATTATGTGAGAAGGGCAATGCTGCTAAGGCTTGTATTTTACTAGAAGAGATGTTAGAAAAGGGCATTCAGCCCTCAGGTCCAACATTTGGGAGGTTAAAGCAATTGCTTATAAAAGAAGGGAGAGAAGACGTGCTCAAATTTCTTCAAGAGAAAATGAACCTCCTCATTAAGGAGCCTTTGTGTGATTGA